The genomic region ACGGTCTGAAATTCCTGTACCGGTTGCCAAGTGCGGTATCTCAATTCAAATCCCTGGGGAATGTAGACGACCACGGGCAGTTTACTGTTGTAGCGCACCACAAAACCGTTGCCATGAGCGGCAACAAACTTGGAGGTTTCGGTCCCGGATGGGCAGGCCATGCGGGTGGAGATCGGGCCGCCGATACTATTCACCTCATAATATGGATATCCCCAGCCTTTCACTGTGTGTTCAACCACTGTTGCGCCAAAGCTGTGGTGGTTGCAGTCGACCTGCATGGTTTTGCCGACCTGTAGCTCCAGTTTGGTGTTTTCCTCATCAGCTAACATGGGCAGATGAATGACGTTCCGCTGATAGCCATCTGCGGGCTGGGGGTACGGAACTTTCTCATCGAGCTTTCCGGCATGGGCGCAGCCTTGCAGCATTAACATTGTCAGGGAGGCGATGGCGGTTTCAATGGGGCGTAAGGACATGGCAAGCTTCCTCGAGAGTTAAAGGTAGCGTTACTCTACTCCGGGATTGCCATCTTGGTAAGTCACGAAGGTAAGGATCAAGCGGCTCCTGACAACTCAACGATTTCCACGATCCAGTAAGCCAGTATCGCGATGAGGATGGCGGCGATGGTGAAGATAATGACTTTATGCATGGCTGAGTGCAGTGGAATTGACGAACTCACAGTATGTGGCGCGCAACCTGTGGGAAGGATTCCGTGATTATCCGAAACCGCTGTCAGAAAAACTAACGCCATCTATCAAAATGGCGCCGCAAAGGGCGCCATTCTTGCTCAAATCATGTTGTTGTCTAGACCCGCTCAGGGCGGAATGGCTCCAGTACGCAACGGATCTCCAGCACCTTAGCTTCGTTTTCAACCCCTTCTTCCTTGGTAAAGCTTACCTTGGTATTCCGTGGGGCCGTATAGACGACGTTTCCGGCCTTCTTGATCTGTTCTGCAGTGTTTTGCAGGCGGGCAGAGCATGCTTCGATATCATCGTGCACGGAAGTCTTGAGTAGGTAGTTGTTTTCCAGATGGTCGAAAATCGCAATCACTGTGCTCCATTGGCCGGGTTGGGGGTTGAGCTTGGATACGTCTTCAGCGGCATATGCTTGTGCGGAAAAAGCACCGATCATGGTCAGCGCGGCAAGAGTACGTTTCATCATGTTGGCTTTCCTCATATGGGTTATTCATTTATTGAGTGTTGCGAATGGGAGTAGACCGCGACAGTCGCAAAAAGTGCCCACCAGACCAGGATGCAATGTTTCATGCACATGTTCTGTGGATAAGGTTGTGGGAGATATCAGGATGGCTGGCCTAAGTGCTTGTCGAGGCAGTACAAGCCCGGACTGACCATATTTTGGGCAACACCGAGGGCATGTTCAGCAGGACGGGAACTCTATGGAAAAACAGTTGTAAAAGGGCAGTGTTGAATACAGTGGTCTCAATTTGATGACATAATGCATCATGGTGTTTGTTCCTGATCTCCTTTCTCAGGCCAGCGCGCAAGGAGCGCTGGATGTTGGGGCCTGGCTTGCATCCCTGGAAGGGCAATTCTCTACGGAAGAGGTTGCGCTCATTCGCCACAGCGTGGATTTTGCCGCGCCGTGCTATGCCGGCAGCCTCGAAATCACGACGGTGCCTGTCTTGCACCATGTGTTGGGAGTGGCCTCCATCCTGGTCGGGATGAGCATGGATGCGGAAACGATTGCCGCCACGGTGCTTCATGCCTGCCCGGAATATCTGCCTGGATGGAAAGAAAAGCTGCAACAGGCGTTCTCGCCGCAGATAGTGGCCTTGGTTGAGGGCTTCGCGCGTATGGAGCAGATCCAGAGCTTCAGCCGTCCGGACATCGGCCGCACCAAGGATCGCAAGAAGGACAGCGAGGCCCAGCAGGCACAGGTCGAGAGCATGCGTAAAATGCTGCTTGCCATGGTGGAGGATATCCGCGTGGTGCTGATCAAGCTGGCAGACAGGGTGGAAACCCTGCGCAGTCTGGCGGGAGCGCCCGAGGATGAGCAGCTGCGCATCGCTGAGGAGGCGAAGACGATTTATGCGCCCCTGGCGAATCGTCTTGGTGTCTGGCATATCAAGTGGGAGCTGGAAGACCTCTCGCTGCGCTTTCTCGAGCCCAAACTCTATAAGGAAATCGCCAAGCTGCTGGCCGAGAAGCGTGTCGGCCGTGAGCAATATATCAAGGAAGTATTGGAGATATTGCAGCAGCAATTGCAGTCTGCAGGCATTCAGGCTGACATGATGGGCCGCCCCAAGCATATTTACAGCATTGTCAACAAGATGCGCCGCAAGCAGCTTTCCTTCAACGAGTTATACGACGTGCGCGCAGTGCGCATTCTCGTGGACGATGTCAAGGATTGCTATGCAGTGCTCGGGCTGATCCACAATCTTTGGCAGCCTATCCCCAAGGAGTTCGATGACTACATCGCACGTCCCAAGAGCAACAATTATCGTTCCCTGCATACGGTCGTGATCGGTCCGCGTAACCTGCCGCTGGAAATCCAGATCCGCACTCATGAAATGCACTATCACTCCGAGCTGGGCGTGGCTGCACACTGGCGATACAAAGAGGGCGGCAGGGCCGACAGCAAGTTCGATGACAAAATCGTCTGGTTGCGGCAAATCCTCGAGTGGAGGCAGGAGGTATCCGATGACGGCGGGAATGCAGGCCATTTCAGGAATGAAATGTTCCAGGACAAGGTCTACGTGCTGACTCCGCAAGGAAAAGTCGTGGACCTGCCGCGGGGTGCGACGCCGGTGGACTTCGCCTACATCGTGCATACTGATCTTGGGCATCGAACCCGCGGCGCCAAGGTGGACGGCAGCATTGTGCCGCTCAACTACAAATTGCAAAATGGCCAGCGCGTTGAAATTCTCGCGGCAAAACAAGGGGGGCCAAGCAGGGACTGGCTGAACCCCAACCTTGGCTACCTGCAAAGCTCGCGCGCTCGCGCCAAGGTACGGCATTGGTTCCGCTACCAAAACTTCGAAGAGGATGTTGCCCAGGGTCGTCTACGGCTGGACAAGGAGTTGCACCGCTTGGGCGCGGTTGACGTCAACCTGGAAAAAATTGCCCAGAAACTGCATTACCCCAAACTGGAAGAGTTGCTGGCCGCGATCGGCCGCGGAGAAATCGGCGAGCACCAGATCACCCAGGCCGTGCAAAGCGAATTGCCGGCCAAGCCTGAGCAGGACGTGCCGTTCCTGCTCAAGTCGGGAGGCGATACTGACTCTTCAGGCGTCTTGGTAGAAGGGGTCGGCAACCTGATGACTTATATGGCGAAGTGCTGCAAACCTGCACCGCCGGATGCGATCATCGGCTACGTGACGCGGGGGCGGGGCGTGACCATCCATCGCCAGGCCTGCCCCTTCATCAAGCGCTTGCCCGAGGAAAAACATGACCGGCTGCTGGCAACCCAATGGGGCAATCGCCAGGAAAAGCTTGCCGGCGTGGACATCGACATCGAGGCCTATGACCGCCAGGGCTTGCTGCGCGACATCAGCGACCTATTTGCGCGCGAGCGCGTGAATGTCACGCAGGTCAGGACGCAGAGTCGCAATAACCAGGCCAGGATGAGTTTTTCCATTGAGATTGCAGACCTGGAGCAGTTGGCGAGGTTACTGGCTTTGTTACGCCAGGTACCTAGCGTCAATTCGGCACAGCGGCACCTATAGCTCCTTTGATATAAGAAGATAATGGCTAAGGTGGGAGATAGTCTCGGGGCACGTGCCACAAATACCAGGCGGCGCTGCTGCGGTGGGGGCTCCACGCCAATCCGATGTCCCGCAGGAGGCGAGGGGTGGGCGCCGTGCTCAGCCCCTTCAGTCGGCGGAATCCCTCGCGTACACCTAGGTCGTCAACGGGCAGGATATCGGCACGCCTCAAGGTGTGCATGAGCATCATTTCCACCGTCCAGCGCCCGATTCCCGGCAATGCGGTGAGCTGGGTAATCAACGCCTCGTCCTCCATCGCCAGCGCAGTTGCATGGTCGGGGATGTTCCCGGCGAGCGCCGCCTGGGCAAGGCCGGTAATGTATGTGATCTTGCGGCCGGAAAACCCGCACGCGCGCAGTTGCGCGACATCGGTGGCCAGTAATGCGGCAGGCGCGGGGAACTGTCCGCCGTGCAACTCCAGTAGTCTGCCGAGGATCGCGGCGGCAGCCTTGCCATGCAGTTGCTGGTAGGCTACCGCCCTGACCAGCGCCTCGTATGGCTCCTGGGTGTCGGGAGCGGTGTCAGGCCTGGGCCTATCATTGTTACCAGCCTGGCCCAGTCAGCATCAAGCGATGCCAAGAACTGGCTGGCTTCTGAAGGGGATGGCATGGAATATCCGGTGTTCTCAAGTTTTCGGGGAGAATGGCAGCATACGCGTTTCGTCAGCCAGATGGAGATAAATTCAATCACAAGAATCACCAAACCTGCACCTGTTGAGGTTTGCTAGACTGATGGCATGTTATGCCATGAAAAGAAGGCTGCTCGGGGGTGAGTCAATGACGCCAATGAATTCAGGGGATAAGCCAACGAGTGCTATGCACGGTGACTTGTTCAGCGAGGCATCGACCCCGGCAGCGTTGGTCCCCGGTGCCTATATCTTACGTGGCTTTGCCAGCGAGCAGGATCAACAGCTCCTGCATGACTTGCAAACCGTATTGGCCCAAGCGCCATGGCGGCATATGCAGACGCCGGGCGGCTTAGCCATGTCGGTTGCCATGTGTAACTGCGGTCGATTGGGCTGGGTGTCGGACCGTGCTGGGTACCGGTATACCACCCATGATCCCTTATCCGGCAAGGTATGGCCGGCGATGCCGCCATCCTTTGCTGCGCTGGCCCAATCCGCCGCCGCTACTGTCGGGTTCGCCCGGTTCGTGCCGGATGCCTGCCTGATCAACCGCTACCAGACCGGTGCCAAGCTCAGCCTGCACCAGGACAAGGACGAGCAGGATTTCTCGCAGCCTATCGTATCGGTTTCCCTAGGGCTGGCGGCTACCTTCCTGTTTGGTGGCCTGCGGCGGAGCGATCCGGTGTTGCGTACCGAGCTCAATCATGGCGATGTCGTGGTCTGGGGTGGCCAGGCCCGCTTGCGTTACCATGGTATCCTGCCGCTCAAGCCGGGCGAGCATCCCTTGACGGGCGATGTGCGCATCAACCTGACTTTTCGCGCGGCAGGCTAGTGGCTAATCTATCGTCTCAACCTATCTTCCAAGTTGTGTTTGTTGTTAAATGCAGCTTGCTTCACTTTTGACCACGATAATCAGGAACATGTCATGAAAACCGCTGTCGCCCTGCGCCACATTGCATTCGAGGACCTTGATGGAATTGCACCTTTACTCACTCGCGCAGGCTATGAAGTGCATTACGTCGATACGCCCAATGCCACGGATAAGGCACTCAAACAGGCAGGTGATGCTGATTTGTTGGTGATATTGGGTGGGCCCATCGGCGTCTACCAGACCGTGGAATTCCCCTTTCTGCAAGCGGTGATCGACCTGGCTCAAGCCCGCTTGCAACATGGGCAGCCGACATTGGGCATATGCCTGGGCGCGCAAATCATGGCGTTGGCGCTGAATGCCAAAGTGTATGCTGGAGAATCAGGCAAGGAGATAGGCTGGAGCCCATTGAGTCTGACTGCGGAAGGCCGGCAATCTCCCTTGACCGCATTGGGGGAGGAGCAACCAGTGCTGCATTGGCATGGCGATACCTTCGACCTGCCGCAAGGCGCGGTCCGATTGGCGTCATCAGCGCTGTATGCCAATCAGGCATTTGCTTACGGCAAGCACGGCTTGGCTTTGCAATTCCATATCGAGGTGACGGCGGCAGGGCTGGAGCGCTGGTATGTCGGGCATATCGGCGAGCTGGGCGGATTGTCGATACCCGAGTTGCGCAAGCAGGGGCAGGTACTGGCGCCGCAGCTTGCACCCAAGCTCGAGAAAGTGATCGCGCAGTGGCTGGGCCAGTTGTCTTGACGACATGAGCTATCGCACGAATGAATATGGGCAGCCTGTCGGGGAGGCCTTGCCCGACTGGACGCCGCGTCCGCTTCCATCCCGTGTCACCTTGCAAGGCCGCTACTGTCGGCTGGAACCCATCGCAGATCGCCATGTGGCAAGCCTGTTTGCCGCATACCATCAGGCACCTGATAGCCGGGACTGGACGTATATTCCCTTGGAACGGCCGGAGAGCCTGGACGATTTCCATGCATATGTCTCGTCGTTGCAAGCATCGGCAGATCCGCTGCATTACGCGATTGTCGATTCTGTCACTCATCATGCACTGGGCATGCTCGCACTGATGCGGATCGCGCCTGCGGCAGGCTCGGCGGAGGTTGGTTATTCGCCCGCCCTGCAGAAATCCACGGCGGCGACCGAGGCTCAGTTCCTGCTGATGCAATATGTATTCGATACCCTTGGCTACCGGCGCTATGAATGGAAGTGCGACAGCCTGAATGCGCCTTCTCGGGCTGCCGCGTTGCGGCTGGGCTTTCAATTCGAAGGCATTTTTCGCCAGGCGGTCGTGTACAAGGGGCGCAACCGGGATACGGCCTGGTTTTCAATGATCGACAGCGAGTGGCCGAGGCTGTCGCAGGCATACCGGCAATGGTTGTCACCGGACAATATTGATGCGTCGGGCAAGCAGCTTCAGCGGTTGAAGGCCTTCATGCCAGCGCGTGGTCTTGCAAGGTAGTAGGGCCTTCGCTGGATTACTGTCAGCAACAGTCTATCAATGCGGGTGAAGGAATCCAGGCTCCGGTCGGCAAGGTCAATAGCCGGTTGCACTTGAACAGGTAGTCGAGGATCTCGCGAGAGTGCCGCCAGGGCTGCATGCATCATGCCCGTCATTCCGCCCAGTTCATGCTATGGCCTGTTGCCAATCATGATGTCGTCTTGCCTATTGCCTGACCATCGCAAACTTTTCAGATGTCTGCCGGCAGTTTGCCGGAGTGTGCAATACGCCGCTAAATCATCGTCGTCAGATTATTGTCAGCCAGGGTTAAGGTTGGTGTATGGACCGCCTGCCTACAATCTGGCCATCATGCAGAAAAGATGGGGCCGTTTGCTGTGCATGGCTGTGCTGGTATCGTCGGGATGGGGTGCCACCCCGTTGCAGGCGGAAGAGCCTGAGCCATTGACCCTGCGCCAGCTGGCGCAGGAGTTGCGTGCGCGCAACCCGCAGTTCGTGCAGGCCGAGCAGGCGCGTGCACAGATCGAGGCGCGCATTCCCCAGGCGCTGGCATGGGACCAGCCCATGATTGGCATGGAGCAAACACCGTTGCCGCGTAGCCCGCTCAATATCAATCATTCCCAGGGCATGAGTTACCGCCTGACGCAAACCATGTCGTTCCCGGGCAAGAAGCGCCTGGCCGCTGACATCCTGGAAGCAGAGGCGGGCAGCGCTGGTGCGCAGATCGACGGCTTGTATGTCGACCTGCTGGCGCAATTGAAGCGCCAGTACTACCAGTTGCTCGCCCTGCAGCAACTGGCCGACATCAACCGCAACACGATCGAACGCCTTGGCCAGATCAAGCAGGTGGCCAAGGTGCGCTATGCCAACAATGCCGCGGCATTCGTGGAGTACATGAACGCCCAGGTGGCGCACGGCAGCGCTGAAAATAACATCTACCAGACCCAGCGCCTGATCGAGCAAACCCAGCAGGGGCTGAATGCCCTGATCGGGCGCGACCCCGCCCAGCCGCTTGCCATCATGGCCGAGACATGGTCGGGATTGGAGCTGCCGCCGCTGGCGGAATTGACCAGCCGGGCACGGGAGCTGCATCCAAATTTGCGCGATTCGGCCCACCGATTGCAAGCGGCGCAAAAAAGTCTGGACCTGGCGAAAAAAGCCTATTACCCAGATATGCAGCTCATCCTGACCAAACACAGCAACAATCCGCCTTATGGACTGGCGGGCAACGAATATGGCGTGGAGGTGGATTTGATCCTGCCGACCTGGTTCTTCGAGCGCGAAAAAGCGGGCGTCAGCGAGGCCAATGCAGGTGTGATCTCCGCGCAGGCCGGGGTAGAGCTGGCATGGCGGCAGGTGCAATTGGAGATTGCCAATGCTTACAGCCGATTGCAGCAGGTTATCAAGGAAAGAGAGCTCTTGCAGCAGCGCCGTTTGCCGGAAGCGCAAGCCGCTTACCGCCTTGCATTGAACAGCTACGCAAACAACGCCGGGGATTTTAACGGGCTATTGCTGGCCCAGCAAAACCTGCGCGATACCGAGCTTTCAGCTGCCTGGGTCGATAGTGCGTTGCAGCAAGCCAAGGCTGCGCTGGATGCAGCCATAGGACAAGCAATGGAGTCACCATGAAACGGTTCTTGTTGCCATTGGTATTTCTATCGGGCGTAGGGCTGGGAGGCTGGCTGATGCCGTGGACCTCAACCCCGTTGCCCGAGCCGGAAGCTGTCAGTCAGCCCGCGCATCACGAGGATGCGATGAGCGCGGATAAGGTCGCTGCAGATTTCTTTGTCAGCGCCTTGCCCGAGCAGCGCGAAATAGAGGATGTGGTGCCATTGATGGGACGGTTGGCGTTCAATGCCGAGAAAACGCACCTGGTATCGGCGCGTATCGCCGGCAGGCTGGACCGCATCTTCGCGTTCGAGGGCGCACAGGTCCGGCAGGGGCAGCCATTGGCAGCGCTCTACAGTCCTGAATATATTTCAGCGCAGAATGAATTGCTGCTGGCACATAATACCTGGCGCACCCTGCAGGCCAGTAAGGCCACACAGGAACTGGCACAGGATGCCGAGTCGACCCTACAGTCCGCGCGTGAGCGCATGCGGGTGATGGGCGCTTCCGAGCAGGATATTGCCGCCCTGGAGCAGAGCAGGCGCATTCATGAGCATCTACTGTTGCGTGCCCCGATCAGCGGCGTGGTGACACAACGCAACCTCGACCCTGGTGCCTTCATCAACCTCGGCGACAGCTTTATGTCATTGGCCGACACTTCCACGCTCTGGTTCTTCGGGCATGTTTATGAACAGGATTACCAGCGCATCCGCCAGGGGCAGCCTCTGCAACTGGAGGTGCAGGCGCTGCCGGACAAACGCTACAGTGCGCATGTCGATATCCTGTCCCCTACACTGGATGTTGAGACTAATACGTTGCGTATCCGCTGCCTGGTGGTCAATGATGGCACATTACGCCCGGATCTGTTTGCCACTGCTGGCCTCAGTGTTGGCAAACGTCAGGCCTTGCTGGTGCCGATGGATGCTGTAGTGCGCTCGCAACAGATGGATTTCCTGATCGTGGAAACGCCGGATGGCCACTACCGCAGGCGGCAGGTCAACGTCAAGCCATACAGTGAAGGGGTGGCTGCTGTGATGGAAGGCTTGTCCGCCAATGAAAAAATAGTGGTGCGTGGGGCTACCTTGCTCAACCAGAAGCTTTCAGGAGCCATCTAGTGCAGGCGACCGGCGCGTTCATCGCAGGCGTATTGCGCCGGCGCCTTCTGATTCTCGGGTTGTCGTTCGGCCTGCTTGTGCTGGGCTATATCAGTTTTATCAAGCTGCCGATCGAGCCTTACCCCAACATTTCACCACGCAATGTGCAGGTCATCACGCAATGGCAGGGACGCGGCACCAACGAGGTTGAGCGACAGATCACAGTGCCGGTGGAAACGGCCCTTGCCAACCTGCCGCATCTCAAAACCTTCCGCTCGGTATCGTTGTTCGGACTATCGGTAGTGACGCTGCAATTCGAGGAAGGGACCGACTCCTTTACCGCTAGGCAGAACGTGCAGCTGCATCTGGATAGCGCCGAGTTGCCGGAGGGAGTTCAAAGTGAATTGAGCCCGGATGCCGATGCCTTGGGTGAAGTGTTACGCTACCGCGTGACGTCAGAGAGCGGTGATGATGTCATGTTGCTCAAGTCCTTGCAGGACTGGGAAGTCTACCGCCAACTCAGAACAGTGCCAGGCATTGCAGACATCAATAGCTTTGGTGGACCGACCAAGCAATATCAGGTGCTGCCAGATATCCGCAAGCTGCAATCCTTCAATATCTCGCTCAACGAGCTGGTTGAGGCATTGAGCAATGCCAACGCCAATGCCGGCGGCGGCAATCTGAGGGCGGGGGAGCAACAGTACGTGGTGCGCGGTATCGGCTTGATCAAGACCCTGCAGGATGTACGCAATATCGTGATCGTGTCGCGCAACGGCTTGCCGATCCGTGTGGGCGA from Methylobacillus flagellatus KT harbors:
- the eco gene encoding serine protease inhibitor ecotin, with translation MSLRPIETAIASLTMLMLQGCAHAGKLDEKVPYPQPADGYQRNVIHLPMLADEENTKLELQVGKTMQVDCNHHSFGATVVEHTVKGWGYPYYEVNSIGGPISTRMACPSGTETSKFVAAHGNGFVVRYNSKLPVVVYIPQGFELRYRTWQPVQEFQTVPQD
- a CDS encoding RelA/SpoT family protein, yielding MVFVPDLLSQASAQGALDVGAWLASLEGQFSTEEVALIRHSVDFAAPCYAGSLEITTVPVLHHVLGVASILVGMSMDAETIAATVLHACPEYLPGWKEKLQQAFSPQIVALVEGFARMEQIQSFSRPDIGRTKDRKKDSEAQQAQVESMRKMLLAMVEDIRVVLIKLADRVETLRSLAGAPEDEQLRIAEEAKTIYAPLANRLGVWHIKWELEDLSLRFLEPKLYKEIAKLLAEKRVGREQYIKEVLEILQQQLQSAGIQADMMGRPKHIYSIVNKMRRKQLSFNELYDVRAVRILVDDVKDCYAVLGLIHNLWQPIPKEFDDYIARPKSNNYRSLHTVVIGPRNLPLEIQIRTHEMHYHSELGVAAHWRYKEGGRADSKFDDKIVWLRQILEWRQEVSDDGGNAGHFRNEMFQDKVYVLTPQGKVVDLPRGATPVDFAYIVHTDLGHRTRGAKVDGSIVPLNYKLQNGQRVEILAAKQGGPSRDWLNPNLGYLQSSRARAKVRHWFRYQNFEEDVAQGRLRLDKELHRLGAVDVNLEKIAQKLHYPKLEELLAAIGRGEIGEHQITQAVQSELPAKPEQDVPFLLKSGGDTDSSGVLVEGVGNLMTYMAKCCKPAPPDAIIGYVTRGRGVTIHRQACPFIKRLPEEKHDRLLATQWGNRQEKLAGVDIDIEAYDRQGLLRDISDLFARERVNVTQVRTQSRNNQARMSFSIEIADLEQLARLLALLRQVPSVNSAQRHL
- a CDS encoding DNA-3-methyladenine glycosylase family protein codes for the protein MGQAGNNDRPRPDTAPDTQEPYEALVRAVAYQQLHGKAAAAILGRLLELHGGQFPAPAALLATDVAQLRACGFSGRKITYITGLAQAALAGNIPDHATALAMEDEALITQLTALPGIGRWTVEMMLMHTLRRADILPVDDLGVREGFRRLKGLSTAPTPRLLRDIGLAWSPHRSSAAWYLWHVPRDYLPP
- the alkB gene encoding DNA oxidative demethylase AlkB codes for the protein MTPMNSGDKPTSAMHGDLFSEASTPAALVPGAYILRGFASEQDQQLLHDLQTVLAQAPWRHMQTPGGLAMSVAMCNCGRLGWVSDRAGYRYTTHDPLSGKVWPAMPPSFAALAQSAAATVGFARFVPDACLINRYQTGAKLSLHQDKDEQDFSQPIVSVSLGLAATFLFGGLRRSDPVLRTELNHGDVVVWGGQARLRYHGILPLKPGEHPLTGDVRINLTFRAAG
- a CDS encoding glutamine amidotransferase produces the protein MKTAVALRHIAFEDLDGIAPLLTRAGYEVHYVDTPNATDKALKQAGDADLLVILGGPIGVYQTVEFPFLQAVIDLAQARLQHGQPTLGICLGAQIMALALNAKVYAGESGKEIGWSPLSLTAEGRQSPLTALGEEQPVLHWHGDTFDLPQGAVRLASSALYANQAFAYGKHGLALQFHIEVTAAGLERWYVGHIGELGGLSIPELRKQGQVLAPQLAPKLEKVIAQWLGQLS
- a CDS encoding GNAT family N-acetyltransferase, whose product is MSYRTNEYGQPVGEALPDWTPRPLPSRVTLQGRYCRLEPIADRHVASLFAAYHQAPDSRDWTYIPLERPESLDDFHAYVSSLQASADPLHYAIVDSVTHHALGMLALMRIAPAAGSAEVGYSPALQKSTAATEAQFLLMQYVFDTLGYRRYEWKCDSLNAPSRAAALRLGFQFEGIFRQAVVYKGRNRDTAWFSMIDSEWPRLSQAYRQWLSPDNIDASGKQLQRLKAFMPARGLAR
- a CDS encoding TolC family protein; translation: MQKRWGRLLCMAVLVSSGWGATPLQAEEPEPLTLRQLAQELRARNPQFVQAEQARAQIEARIPQALAWDQPMIGMEQTPLPRSPLNINHSQGMSYRLTQTMSFPGKKRLAADILEAEAGSAGAQIDGLYVDLLAQLKRQYYQLLALQQLADINRNTIERLGQIKQVAKVRYANNAAAFVEYMNAQVAHGSAENNIYQTQRLIEQTQQGLNALIGRDPAQPLAIMAETWSGLELPPLAELTSRARELHPNLRDSAHRLQAAQKSLDLAKKAYYPDMQLILTKHSNNPPYGLAGNEYGVEVDLILPTWFFEREKAGVSEANAGVISAQAGVELAWRQVQLEIANAYSRLQQVIKERELLQQRRLPEAQAAYRLALNSYANNAGDFNGLLLAQQNLRDTELSAAWVDSALQQAKAALDAAIGQAMESP
- a CDS encoding efflux RND transporter periplasmic adaptor subunit — protein: MKRFLLPLVFLSGVGLGGWLMPWTSTPLPEPEAVSQPAHHEDAMSADKVAADFFVSALPEQREIEDVVPLMGRLAFNAEKTHLVSARIAGRLDRIFAFEGAQVRQGQPLAALYSPEYISAQNELLLAHNTWRTLQASKATQELAQDAESTLQSARERMRVMGASEQDIAALEQSRRIHEHLLLRAPISGVVTQRNLDPGAFINLGDSFMSLADTSTLWFFGHVYEQDYQRIRQGQPLQLEVQALPDKRYSAHVDILSPTLDVETNTLRIRCLVVNDGTLRPDLFATAGLSVGKRQALLVPMDAVVRSQQMDFLIVETPDGHYRRRQVNVKPYSEGVAAVMEGLSANEKIVVRGATLLNQKLSGAI